A segment of the Moorena sp. SIOASIH genome:
ATCAGCAAAGCTGATTCCGGCAAACTCCTGTGTCAACCTACTCGGTTGGATTTGAAACGGTTTTGTCACCAATTAGTAGAAGAGTTACAAATTATTACCAACAACAACCATCAGCTAGTTTTTACCAGTCAAGGGGAATTGAGGGAAGCGCTATGGGATGAAAGATTGCTGCGACACATTTTTAGCAATTTGCTCACCAACGCTATTAAGTACTCACCCACAGGGGGAAGCGTTCAGTTTGAACTGATTGCTCAGACAGAATGTGTTATCTTCCGAATTCAAGACCAGGGGATGGGCATTCCCCCAGAAGACCAACAGCAACTGTTTCAACCTTTCCATCGTGCTAGCAATGTTGGCACAATTCCTGGTAGTGGCTTAGGACTAGCTATTGTTAAAGAGTGTGTGGAAGCTCATGGTGGTGAGATTTCTGTCAAGAGTCAGTTGGGAGAGGGTAGTACATTTAGCGTTAGGTTACCGTATTAGCACTGGCCTGGGGAGATATCCTCAAGCACAAATTAAATGATTAACAGCCTATGGCTTATTCCCGACTCCCAGCGGACAGCGCTATAGTCGTAACTCCTGGGATTTTAAGATGAATACGGTAAATGCTGGTTTTTGCAGTAATGTAGAGGGTTTTTTTGTCACTGTCACCCCATGCTAAGTTAGCAGCAGGAATCTCTGGTACTTCAATAATACCCAGTAAATTAGCTGACGGTGAGAAAATCCACACTCCCCCAGGTCCAGTAGAGTAAACATTTCCTTGCAGATCTATTTTCATACCATCTGGTCCACCCGGTTTACCAGATGTCTTCAGTTCAGCAAAAATATGTCCGTTGCTTAGGGTACCGTCTGGCTGCACGTCAAAGACCCGAATGTGACCTTTTTGGAAATCACTAATGTACAGTTTTTGCTCATCTGGGGAAAAGGCAATACCATTCGGATGTACAAAGTTCCTCGCCAGCAGAGTCAATTTACCCTCCGGTGCTAGCCGATAGACACCATAAAAGCCTAGTTCTTGGGGGTGTGTTTGCAGATTGTAGTAGTTAAGGAATCTAGGGCTGTAGCAAGGGTCAGTAAAATAGATGCTTCCATCTGACTTAACTACCAAGTCATTGGGGCTATTGAGACTTTTCCCCTGGTACTGACTGGCAAGTGTAACGACAGTGCCATCTTTCTCGGTTATAGAAATGCGACGGTTTGCATATTCCGCAGTCAACAAGTGCCCCTCTCTATTGAAGGTATTGCCATTGGCGTTTCCAGAAGGGTGACGAAATACTTCTAGTTTTTCATCAGCAGTCCAGAATTGATAGATAGTATTAGCGGGAATATCACTAAATAGTAAGAAACCAGCATCGTTCCACACTGGTCCCTCTGTAAACTCAAACCCTGTAGCTACTTGTTCTACCTGGGCATTTGTATCCATAATTGCTGCTAAACTACTCTCGGCAAGAGCCTGAGTAGGGAGTGTGAATAACACAGTGAATAGCAACAGCAAGCAGATTACTAGTTGATGGATGCTCTTCATCTGCATTTTTTCTGTAACCTTAACTATCTCATTTTTCCATAACCTCTCACCTATTTTACAATAGTTAAAAATCCTTAAATTTAGTAATTACACATTCAACAATACCAAAGTTTTAGCTAGACGTTAATTTATGACAAAAAAGACATAACTTTTTGTGCAATAAAATCAGGAGTATCAACCGTCGTATCAATAAACAGTGTTCGACTTCCAGAGAGTGTTTCTAAGAAAACTCGTGCTGCTAATGGATCATAGTTTTTTTGTTCCTCCACAATAATCTTTAAGCGATCGCACAAGTCAGTCAGAGAGTAGTAGCCTTGATTGAGTTGAGTTAAAA
Coding sequences within it:
- a CDS encoding SMP-30/gluconolactonase/LRE family protein — its product is MKSIHQLVICLLLLFTVLFTLPTQALAESSLAAIMDTNAQVEQVATGFEFTEGPVWNDAGFLLFSDIPANTIYQFWTADEKLEVFRHPSGNANGNTFNREGHLLTAEYANRRISITEKDGTVVTLASQYQGKSLNSPNDLVVKSDGSIYFTDPCYSPRFLNYYNLQTHPQELGFYGVYRLAPEGKLTLLARNFVHPNGIAFSPDEQKLYISDFQKGHIRVFDVQPDGTLSNGHIFAELKTSGKPGGPDGMKIDLQGNVYSTGPGGVWIFSPSANLLGIIEVPEIPAANLAWGDSDKKTLYITAKTSIYRIHLKIPGVTTIALSAGSRE